A segment of the Deinococcus hopiensis KR-140 genome:
CACTGAGTGTCCCACACAGGCAGAAAAATACCGAGCTTCCAGTTCAAAAAGCGCGAGTTAAAGGACAAAGGTTCGGTCAGTGGGGAGATCAGGGCTTATTGAGCGTCGGAGGCAGCAGAAGACGGGCTCCAGATGCTATGCCAAAGCTGCAGAACGCGCAAGCCAGAAAAAAGGCCATAGCAGAGGGTAAAGTCCGGGTTGGTGCCGAAGGTGGCGGCGTGAAGCGGGAGATTCACCGCTTCACCTCTCTCACCCGGTACTTGTCAAGCACGCGGACAAGCGTATAGGTGCGGTCAGGTGCATCCGCAGGCGGATTTGAAATCCTATCCACCCGAACCAGCAGGGTGTATTCGTACCCTTCTTCAAAGGTAAATCCCTGAAGCTCCTCTTTGAAGAAGGTACTGTACAGCGTATTTTCCGGCATGCGGTAGACCCCATAGCATTGTCTGGGCTTGGGTGCCCAGCCGCGGCACTCCGACAGAGT
Coding sequences within it:
- a CDS encoding DUF4377 domain-containing protein, encoding MRLLLVAAALLFSGCAQFGAPEQLTLRTSSTLSECRGWAPKPRQCYGVYRMPENTLYSTFFKEELQGFTFEEGYEYTLLVRVDRISNPPADAPDRTYTLVRVLDKYRVREVKR